A single region of the Aeromicrobium chenweiae genome encodes:
- a CDS encoding crotonase/enoyl-CoA hydratase family protein has product MTSAARTTPADAGSRVIMEIDGAVAYVTLNRPDKLNGIDLDTIDELIAAATTLQQNTEIRAVVLQGKGRSFCAGLDFASAFQDKKRVARYFFAGPRTVNRFQRVNQVWRELPVPVIAVVQGHCYGAGLQLASCADFRFTTRDATWSILEAKWGLVPDMAGTVPFSELLPADVLMRLAMTGEQISGERAAELGLATEASPDPLAAALELVEQIAQRSPDSVAATKRLVYGTRRGGLRATYRLERRLQSAMFKARNTAIARKAGTAKQTPVFGPRTFG; this is encoded by the coding sequence ATGACTTCTGCCGCTCGTACGACCCCCGCCGACGCCGGATCCCGCGTGATCATGGAGATTGACGGCGCCGTCGCGTACGTGACCCTCAACCGTCCCGACAAGCTCAACGGCATCGATCTCGACACGATCGACGAGCTCATCGCGGCGGCCACGACGCTGCAGCAGAACACGGAGATCCGGGCCGTCGTGCTGCAGGGCAAGGGACGCTCGTTCTGCGCGGGCCTGGACTTCGCGTCGGCCTTCCAGGACAAGAAGCGTGTCGCCCGGTACTTCTTCGCCGGCCCGCGCACGGTCAACCGGTTCCAGCGGGTCAACCAGGTCTGGCGCGAGCTGCCGGTGCCGGTCATCGCGGTCGTGCAGGGCCACTGCTACGGCGCCGGCCTGCAGCTGGCGTCGTGCGCGGACTTCCGCTTCACCACGCGGGACGCCACGTGGTCGATCCTGGAGGCCAAGTGGGGTCTGGTGCCCGACATGGCCGGCACCGTCCCGTTCAGCGAGCTGCTGCCCGCGGACGTGCTGATGCGCCTGGCGATGACGGGCGAGCAGATCTCCGGCGAGCGGGCGGCCGAGCTGGGCCTGGCGACCGAGGCGTCCCCGGACCCCCTCGCCGCGGCGCTGGAGCTGGTCGAGCAGATCGCCCAGCGCTCGCCGGACTCCGTGGCCGCGACCAAGCGCCTCGTCTACGGGACCCGCCGCGGTGGGTTGCGCGCGACGTACCGTCTGGAGCGCCGGCTCCAGTCCGCGATGTTCAAGGCGCGCAACACCGCGATCGCCCGCAAGGCCGGCACCGCGAAGCAGACGCCCGTCTTCGGCCCGCGGACGTTCGGCTGA